From Zea mays cultivar B73 chromosome 3, Zm-B73-REFERENCE-NAM-5.0, whole genome shotgun sequence:
aagtaacttgcgctcggataaagcgactccgtggaccgaacaagtcttcacgttcggaagctctcctgccgaagcagtccttcaagctttctcgactaagtcggggacagggcctcatggacgggtgaaagtacgcgtaagcggcaaggccgaccgagccgagggattcccacgcctctgggatacggatacctcactcgtcccttccgcgaaaagcaactctcgctcatacaaacatccctgttaccgacagagtccagatgctcgaaacaagaggaaaaaaggcgcagcttcgcaagcgtggcgagggtgtgttttttctggcctcggcggccgcagaaagcacacgctacaagatgatctgatcctgcaggctcgggtcttcacgctgaagggagccgtagcaccctcggcatcgacgacgtcttcagcaaagcccgacccagcctcgggcggcgacgcggcccagggactcctccgggaatccggcccgagcaggcggctcgaccggttacccctggggcctcggtcaaccggcttccaagggcgccagcccgacccgaggtctCGACTAATCGacttcggcgtcggctccgctgacggacaacacggctaggctccggccaaccaggttcccattctcgagccaactccgcctctgttcatactgatatcgctacccctggcctcggtccaccgaagggcagccgaggggtctctttaactaagctagaggaaccccagacaacaaggccgaacgggccgagggattcctacgcctccgggatacggatacctcacccgtcaccttgacacggggcgactcatgcttggtaaagtggttcagataatcaacaggcgagacttagtgctcgaaaatgaggaaaaaacacggctccgtgccgaaattacatacatgttcaggccccgacagccacaatgaacaaaaaacactggcattcgagatgccgctaccaacggaactccggttcccacctccgcaggtacggacaacccccctccgagggggaaggcctgcggagtaactgaagaacgatgagcggctcgctgccgcccgttccaaccgcgacgacaaccacccctgccctagacagtgaagcggcttaggcagcagctttggggcaggtgtcacggcaggaggactcccccccgctgaggacgagaaccagccattcaggcagggagacggagatccagggccactagcgccctacatatcccggcatggctggaggaagtctccgtggggctcaaggacgcccttcacccccgggcgcggggggaagaaaagggcagccgacccacgcgggggcggccccccgactcgcctcatcatccatcttggcctggatgacgaaaatccttgaggccgagggaggagtagaggccgcggcctggcccgcttccccccaccgtcgaactagaggtcaccatcttgggtggccACCGGTGGCGGAGcgtggccaggctgcgtgatgaaaatccttgaagccgaacgatggctgagaggtaccaactcccatggagttgcgttcctccaacgaggaggcggagaggcggcggataccccccatccgggggcttgaaagatgggaagacacggcgcttaagggaggaagaagacatggttgccttccgaaaggagtctccctccttttaaaggcaactctccctacgtgcgcccccaggcgccacgggctgagtcttctccaacacgctccaaggccctcccctgcgactcgggggctgggtcctgcatgtcatgcaagccggctcagggcagaagaagccgaaccgccgcgcgtggtgcgcacgaccgtccagcggttacaagcgaccccccatttccgcccagaccaacgggcagaaggggcgggcagccatgcaggcggcatgcaaccgcgccagatggacgcgcttctccaacttctgacacgccagcttgggaacccaggcccacgcgtcgagcaaccggcgcgccagttgctgcatgcaagcaaccgcaccgccacttgtgccaccatcgcgcctcttcggttgcggagccaatgccgcgactcgaggcgacccaacagcgccagcctggcgcgtcggtcaaagcgactgaaagagggccggcagtaatagcggtggcaggcgagcgggcgcagcagtcacgtcgtcagccaggctcacgtcccatcctgggacagcaagagagcctcctctcacggcgtggagacggtgcacccgtgacccgctcCTCGAACGGGTCgcacacgcgtaacggccgccccgccaaccattcgccccgtcgcattaactccgcggcgggacaggcggcgcctctgacgggaggagcgcgcgacgcttcaccttcgccgtaataaccgcgtcagaaaaggtacgccacgtcgtccgatttcgtatccttttccgttttcctctttctctatctcttgcaacagggaccggggaagggggataccccgaaagggatccttctccgcgaaggaactgggctccgagccccccactactgatcaggggttcgaaggctggacctccgaagggttcaacagccgcctcagatcgcgtgggcccgacacccactactggtcaggggttcgaaggccagccccccgaagggttccatggccgcctcaggctactcgggctccgcgcccattactgatcaggggttcgaaggctggcccccgaagggttcacagtcgcctcagacaccgagcaagggatgaccaggggtacgttcgatacataaccgaggctcgggctgcgctcccgaggtaccctaggacatttccgagaccagcgggaacgatcttgtaacggaatcccatcggagggaggcatcgagccctcggaccccgtcgccaggggaccgggtccggcaaatcacccgcaggtacttttgggcgtgcctctgggcccctagccgacccccaacgaacggggcacggacgtccactcggattacccgcttgcagctcaccggagacaccatgttcggtgcccatcgagggtaacatggcgcactcccccctcctccttgcggaaaggcgacgtaggggcgtatgtaaaaagtcgagtctgtccctgatcgccctctcgccctgtgcagaggctcgggggctgctctcgcaaaaaccggctccggccaaatcgttgacagcgtcaacataccagcccgagagcttggaccccgaccgtgcacccgggctacggccagttcgcatgagggaacgaccagaccagccgaagcattgcgcgaggtattaagacctcgaaggagtgtaaccactcctccgaggcctcgggggctacacccggcgggtgcgcttgcgcgcacccaccggaacgaaatgcaaccgagaaaggctggtccccttgcaaaaaagtgcgacgaaagcctccaagcgagtgctaacactcccttcgaggctcgggggctactgtcggggaccataattaggggtaccctcaagacgcctaattctcagctggtaacccccatcagcataaagctgcaaaggcctgatgggtacgattaagtcagggatcagtccacacgagtgactcgatcacgcttcacccgagcctagcctcggccaagggcagccgacctcgagagacttccgtctcgcccgaggccccctttttatggcggacacgtcaccggctcgcccgaggccttggcttcgctcagaagcaaccttgactaaatcgccgcaccgactgaccaaattgcaggggcatttaacgcaaaggtggcctgacacctttatcctgacacacgcccccggcagagccgaagtgaccgccgtcactccaccgctccactggccagtctgacagaaggacagcgcctcctgcgccactccgactgcagtgccactcgacagagtgagtctgacaggcagtcaggccttgccaaaggcgccacggcgaacttcgctccgcccgaccccagggctcggactcgggctaagacccggaagacggcgaactccgctccgcccgaccccagggctcggactcgggctaagacccggaagacggcgaactccgctccgcccgaccccagggctcggactcgggctaagacccggaagacgacgaaactccgcctcgcccgaccccagggctcggactccgccctggcctcggccgaacgacttccgcctcgcccgaccccatggctcgggctcggccacagcaacggaaggcagactcaacctcggcttcggaggaacccccacgtcgccccgcctagagcacagaccgccacgtcaacaggaagcgccatcatcatcctaccccgaatcgactcgggtcacggagaacaagaccggcgtcccatccggccagctccgccggaggagcaatgatggcgctccacaagctctatgacgacggcggccccccagctcccttacggaagcaggacgacgtcagcagggactcgaccgctccaacagctgtccctccgccaggctccgccgcacctccgacagccacgacatcacgccagcagggtgcccagatctctccggctgccacattggcatgtacctagggcgctagctctccctccgctagacacgtagcactctgctacaccccccattgtacacctggatcctctccttacgactataaaagggaggaccagggccttcttagagaaggttggccgcgcgggaccgaggacgggacaggcgctctcttggggccgctcgcttccctcacccgcgtggacgcttgtaacccccctactgcaagcgcacctgacctgggcgcgggacgaacacgaaggccacgggacttccacctctctcacgctcgactccggccacctcgcctctccccccttcgcgctcgcccacgcgctcgacccatctgggctggggcacgcagcacactcactcgtcggcttagggaccccctgtctcgaaacgccgacaggaggGTTCGCTTGTTTTTGAGGAATCCCTAGAACCCGCATCTTAAAGGAATATTTTGACCCGGAACCAACCTAACCCGCGAACCTTTTAAACCAAACAAGGGTTGATGCGGGTTCAACCCGTTCCGACCTGCTAACCAAACACACGCTTACTTTGCAGGACACGAAGCCTCCGACGAAGGTTGTAGAAAAAAACTAGAATGTGTATTTAGGACAACGTGAGTAGATTAATATTGTGTAAATGaataattataaataaacaatttgaGAGTATTTTAGACTTTATATAGAGAATAGCGAAGACAATGTGCTATTCAAGGATATGATATGAAATAGAAAATTTCATCAGTTCTGATTGAGTAATTAGCCAACACTCGTCTTTGGCCAGCCACGGCTACAGCATACACACAATTTATTTAACCAAAATCAGGGGGAAGTATCAAATTATGATTGTTTGGCAAGTTGACAAAGGAATCAACACAACACTGGGAATATGGGCTTGCATTGACCACAGGTCCACACACCAGTGGCACCGGACCTGCCCAGCTGCCGCGCATGCTCTACGCATTCTTTGACTGCCACTTGCTCCTTCACTTCTTCATCACAAGTCTCTTTCTCTCATAAAATTAAAGGCTCTAGCTGTCTAGCACCAACACTGCCTGAACAGAGAACTTCTCATTCTCAACCACTATCACCAGTTTACAATTACAAACGAACAACGAATATTCTTCAACTTCAATAAGCGTATCACCCAACTTGTGCATTCTACGGTTACAATGCGGCAATCAATCGTGTCTATCAGTTTCTGGAGTACCAAAATGGGTCACCAAAAAAATCAATATATAGCGGGGAAAGTTTGATTTTGTAATACTAACTCTCACTTGTACGTGGCATATGCAGTGCAGCAGATTCACCACTAGCATATCCATCTCTGCCGGAAAGAAGCAAAAACtaaaacaaacaaaaaaaactATTTTCTTCGTCCTTTTCTTATGTGCcttcaaaaagggaaaaggaaaaaaaaaaacTGGCACTAACATGGCCTGTTAGTATCCACCTTCTGTTTTACCTAATCTGTAAACTCCAAACCTGTAAGAAGAGTCTCCACCATTATGTATTGGACGGATGAAAAAAGCCTCTCATTTCTCCATTTTCTGAGGAAACAAAAATAGCCAGCAGCAAGCTGTTGTTCCTTCTCCTTTATAGTATTCTTATGTGTCCAAGGAACATAAATCAACAGCTGAGAAGGGAACGCCGCCTCCGCCTCTCAGATGACTTTGGCATCCTcttcttgttggccttgattggcaTCATCAGTAATCCTGCGGTCTCAAGCTCTAACTGCAGGGACGTTTTCAGCCTCTTCAGGTGCCCAATGCACAGCGCGTGATCAGAAGATGTGCTCTGGAAGCCTCCCTCGGTAATGGAATCTTTCCTCTCATACTTGGACTGCCATTTCGCTTGGAGGTAAGGCAAGGATCTCCAGGGAGGAAGGGGCATTGAGTTTTGCTTCAGGGACCATTTTGCAGCATCTACCATCACATGCAGGAACTGCTTCAGTCGCGGAAGGGTGCCAACAAAGACCACTGGGAGCGAATTCAACAGGGTGCCATAAGAATCAACTGCCCTGGCAATTTCAAAGTGGCTTCTGAAGTCGATATCAACGATTAGACGCTCTGGAGCTGTAGTATCACCGTGCATTATGACATCAATGTACTCGTAGTCACCTGATTGGGGAAACCACAAACAGTTTAGCCTAGAACACCGTACTTAATCAGGTGCTCTCTTCTCTCAGTAGGAAGCATAGATAGATAAGCCAAGTTGTCATCTCAAGTACCTCCAGGTATCTTGTCAAACCCCTGCCATTTGGATGTGCAAACTGCTGCGTCGTTTCCCGAGTATCTCAAGAGCTTGACAAGCAAATGGCGGATGCAGCTGCCTCCACATTGGCCTGTTTTGAAAGGCTGAAGCTGCGGCTCATGGATAGAGAGGAGTAGCGAGTGGACCATGGCGAGCAGCTCGTTTTCTTTCTCGTCTCCACCCTGCTTCAACATCTAAATCAGGGTGCAGGGGCCAGGTAGTGTAAGTTGAGGCATACAAATGTAGAGGCAAATTGTAAGGCTGAAAGGACATATTAGAAGGGCACGATGCAATGAAAGTCACAAACATTAGGTGATGGCAGGAGAACAATGTTTTGAACAGACCGAGAAAGACACTATGGTAAGGATACAGGTGAATTTTGGTGTcatgtatgatgatgatgatgatgacagcaCGTGGTGTGAAAAACTAGAAACAGAAATTAATTTGAAGCGTGATGATCTACACGAGAGTAGTGTATCCATCTAGTCTAGTAAATAAAGCAGTAATGTCGACTGGGTGCGCAATCAATCTCAAACATCATACAAAGCCACGGGGGCATTGGTTCGGTTGTTTAGGGTCAAAGCAAATCAAATCATCAACAGAAACTCCGTAAGCATGATTGCATATTTGCATGGCAAAGCTAGCTAATGGAAATGGAAGGAAAGCACGAGCCAGGTAGGGGAAGAGGGGCGTGAGGCGTACCGAGATCGTGTCCGCGAGGTGGGCGAGGTCAGGGAGACCGGATTCACTGTCGCTGCTATTGCGGGAGTCTCCGGAACCGGCGGTGGCCCCGTTCTCGAGGAAGTCGGTGACGAGCATGGCCAGGTCGCAGTCGCCGTCGTGGCTGTGGCTGCTGGCGAAGCCGGCGGCGGCGGAAGCGGGGACGGGGGCGGCGGTCCGCAGCCATAGGTCGGGCACCGGCGAACCCCCTCGAGCGGCGGTGGGTGCGACCCTCGCCGACGGCCTCCGGCGCGGCACGACACCTGGCGGCGGCGATAGGGCGAACTCCTTGGTGAGCATCATCATCGATGGATGCCGCCTTGGGTTCCTTCAGCTGCAATTAATTCGGGGGCGAGGGGGTCTCCTGTCGCGGAAGGAAAGGAGGAGGAAGGAAGAGGTGGTGCCACCGTTGGgtttggttggcggggcggcgcggggaggaAGCCAGGGAGGCTGCCGGAGGGGAATATTCCGGCACGGCAAGGCTCCCAATACAAATTGAAACAGGTTAGTTGGAAGGTGAGAAAAGTCCAACGCAACGCGGTCTGCCCAACTCACCAACCCACAAAAAGTTAAGGCTCTCTTTAGAACAAAGGATATTTTTCTAAATCCTACGTTTTTACTTTTAAACTAATTTCTGTGAAATTTCTACACTATTTCTGTAAAATTCTTGCATTCCAGAGATCCTAAGCCATTCCGTTTCCAATCGGCATGTGCTTCGTTCGATTTTCTTTTATTTGTTTATTTACTTATTATAATACTAATATTCTAAAGTTGTTTGCGCTAAGCTAATTTTTATCTACGGACTAACATTTTATCACACCCATATTTTTTTGGTTTACATGTGTTATTACTATTATTAAAATTTATGTTTtcctaaaaataaataaataaatctctTCCATTCGGTAATCATATCTGTATGCCTTGCGTTTCCTTCTCGCTGCTTCTAGTTCTAGCCAGGGCTTGCTATCCCCATGTGCACTCGTTTTCTTTCTTGCGGCTCAAGACACCTTTGATGTCCCTTTGTTTCGGTTTAAATCTAAATTTTAGCCACTATAAGGTGTGTAGACTCTCAAACGTCTAACTTTATAACTCGTTTTTATGAGAATCACTTTAGCGAAAATCATCTAAATTAACGTGAACACATAATCGACTATCACGATATGAGAAATCTGTCACGTTCTATATACCTAAACTCCATAGACTCTTTCATCTTCCCCTGCATGTAATTCTTACGATACTAAGTTTATCTCCACAGCGAGAATTCTCTCCTAGCTAGATTCTCAAAGAAGCTCGTCAGAAAAAAGTTGAACCAAACATAATCATAGTACTGTCTCTTTAATTAATTAAGGCTAACTGTAACAAAGATATACATAAAATGAGGATCTAAATACACGTAAAGTACAATCAGACGAAAGAATAGACCTAAATATTATCGTGTATCCAAATACGTGTTTAAGAAGATGGTCATCCATATATAGTTACACTCTCATATCGCATCTAAAATGGGTATAAGCATAGGGAACTTGTTGAAAATGATACAATGTCATTTAGATGTCTACTAGGGTAAAGTGATACACCATGTTTCCCTAATACAATCTACTAGAGACTATATCAGGATGACATGACACTCACCTTAGGAAATCCTTATAAAAGGGCCGACGATACGCTAAAGAGATGAGAAGCACAAACTCATGGGTGAACATCT
This genomic window contains:
- the LOC100280829 gene encoding uncharacterized LOC100280829, producing the protein MMMLTKEFALSPPPGVVPRRRPSARVAPTAARGGSPVPDLWLRTAAPVPASAAAGFASSHSHDGDCDLAMLVTDFLENGATAGSGDSRNSSDSESGLPDLAHLADTISMLKQGGDEKENELLAMVHSLLLSIHEPQLQPFKTGQCGGSCIRHLLVKLLRYSGNDAAVCTSKWQGFDKIPGGDYEYIDVIMHGDTTAPERLIVDIDFRSHFEIARAVDSYGTLLNSLPVVFVGTLPRLKQFLHVMVDAAKWSLKQNSMPLPPWRSLPYLQAKWQSKYERKDSITEGGFQSTSSDHALCIGHLKRLKTSLQLELETAGLLMMPIKANKKRMPKSSERRRRRSLLSC